One Nocardia sp. BMG111209 DNA segment encodes these proteins:
- a CDS encoding ester cyclase, which produces MTTISAVEVNKAAARRFYEEAITQGKLEVLDEIIADDGRDTASPAADITGRQGFVEHITWLRANVEGVTATVDDLIAEGDRVVVYWTIDGVQRGELFGVPDSGAGRRFTGVSISTIRFRDGRIVEYAVLPDRFGIVSQLLR; this is translated from the coding sequence ATGACGACCATTTCCGCGGTCGAGGTCAACAAGGCCGCCGCGCGCCGGTTCTACGAGGAGGCGATCACCCAGGGCAAGCTGGAGGTGCTCGACGAGATCATCGCCGACGACGGACGCGACACCGCGTCCCCGGCCGCCGACATCACCGGCCGCCAGGGTTTCGTCGAGCACATCACCTGGCTGCGTGCCAATGTCGAGGGCGTGACCGCCACGGTGGACGATCTCATCGCCGAGGGTGATCGCGTCGTCGTCTACTGGACCATCGACGGGGTGCAGCGCGGTGAGCTGTTCGGCGTGCCCGATTCGGGTGCGGGGCGCCGCTTCACCGGGGTCAGCATCAGCACCATCCGATTCCGGGACGGGCGCATCGTCGAATACGCCGTGCTGCCCGACCGTTTCGGCATCGTGTCCCAACTGCTCCGGTGA
- a CDS encoding SDR family NAD(P)-dependent oxidoreductase, with protein MTSTAGQRVAIVTGAASGIGRATAELFAERGEHVLAVDVDERGLAELTGGQVTLVGDVATEPANRAAVQTALDLFGRIDTIVLNAGIGGTPPLEAPGAVDRADRIFGVNLRGPIHGLRAAIPALRASRGSAVLTSSVAGLRGDPGNWAYNASKGALVNLVRAFAIDYAGDGVRVNALAPGLTRTGITANVHQDPRVLAAIERRIPLGRFAEPIEQAEAVWFLASPAAGYITGTTLVVDGGLDANLGILPLPGQGF; from the coding sequence ATGACCTCGACCGCCGGCCAGCGGGTCGCGATCGTCACCGGCGCGGCCTCCGGCATCGGCCGGGCCACGGCCGAACTGTTCGCCGAACGCGGTGAGCACGTGCTCGCCGTCGATGTCGACGAACGCGGCCTCGCCGAATTGACCGGCGGGCAGGTGACTCTGGTCGGCGACGTCGCCACCGAGCCCGCCAACCGGGCCGCCGTGCAGACCGCGCTGGATCTGTTCGGCCGCATCGACACCATCGTGCTCAACGCCGGCATCGGCGGCACTCCGCCGCTGGAGGCGCCCGGCGCCGTCGACCGGGCCGACCGGATCTTCGGCGTGAATCTGCGCGGGCCGATTCACGGTCTGCGCGCGGCGATTCCGGCGCTGCGCGCGTCGCGGGGATCGGCCGTACTCACCTCGTCGGTGGCCGGTCTGCGCGGTGACCCGGGCAACTGGGCGTACAACGCCTCGAAGGGCGCACTGGTCAATCTGGTCCGGGCGTTCGCGATCGACTATGCCGGGGACGGGGTCCGGGTCAACGCGCTCGCGCCGGGACTGACCCGGACCGGCATCACCGCGAACGTGCATCAGGATCCGCGCGTACTGGCGGCGATCGAACGCCGGATCCCGTTGGGCCGCTTCGCCGAACCGATCGAACAGGCGGAGGCCGTCTGGTTCCTCGCCTCCCCCGCCGCCGGTTACATCACCGGTACCACCCTGGTCGTGGACGGCGGCCTGGACGCCAACCTCGGCATCCTGCCGCTGCCCGGCCAGGGGTTCTGA
- a CDS encoding ABC transporter permease — protein sequence MTERLRRAGGRAAAAVLVIWAAATLTFAGLQAIPGDPARAIAGGVAATSSPQVLAQIRREYGFDAPLYVQYGRFLARLSRGDLGTSYQQHRAVRSIIAEQLWPTLSLAVGGLLLGLGLSVTVAVFTAQRRRVRAVARAAEFTALSMPTYWVGFLLLALFSFRWRLFPVIGETGWRGSVLPVVTLAVAVAGVLSQVTRDGLEDALNQPFALTVRARGASELRVRSRHALRHAAAPVLTLSGWMLGNLLGGVVVVETVFARKGLGQVLVTAVRGRDYPVVTALVILTAAAFSLISLVLDLLYRLVDPRIREAVR from the coding sequence ATGACCGAACGGCTGCGCCGGGCAGGGGGGCGGGCCGCCGCGGCGGTTCTGGTGATCTGGGCGGCGGCCACCCTCACTTTCGCCGGGCTGCAGGCGATTCCGGGCGATCCGGCGCGAGCCATCGCCGGGGGTGTCGCGGCGACCAGCTCACCGCAGGTGCTCGCGCAGATTCGCCGGGAGTACGGCTTCGACGCGCCGCTGTACGTGCAGTACGGCCGCTTCCTGGCGCGATTGTCGCGCGGGGATCTCGGCACGTCGTATCAGCAGCATCGGGCGGTCCGGTCGATCATCGCCGAACAGCTGTGGCCCACACTGTCGCTCGCGGTCGGCGGGCTGTTGCTCGGGCTGGGGCTGTCGGTGACGGTCGCGGTGTTCACCGCGCAGCGGCGCCGGGTGCGGGCGGTGGCGCGCGCGGCGGAGTTCACCGCGCTGTCGATGCCCACCTATTGGGTGGGATTTCTGCTGCTGGCGCTGTTCTCGTTCCGGTGGCGGCTGTTCCCGGTGATCGGCGAGACCGGGTGGCGCGGATCGGTGCTGCCGGTGGTGACCCTCGCCGTCGCGGTCGCCGGGGTGTTGTCCCAGGTGACCCGGGACGGACTCGAGGATGCCCTGAATCAACCGTTCGCGTTGACCGTTCGCGCGCGCGGCGCCTCCGAGCTGCGGGTGCGGTCGCGACATGCGTTGCGGCATGCGGCGGCGCCGGTGCTGACGCTGTCGGGATGGATGCTGGGCAATCTGCTCGGTGGTGTGGTGGTCGTCGAAACCGTCTTCGCGCGTAAGGGTTTGGGGCAGGTCCTGGTGACCGCCGTGCGCGGCCGCGACTATCCGGTGGTGACCGCGCTGGTGATACTCACGGCGGCGGCCTTCTCGCTGATCTCCCTCGTACTCGATCTGCTGTACCGGCTGGTGGACCCGCGGATCCGGGAGGCCGTCCGGTGA
- a CDS encoding ABC transporter permease — protein sequence MTAAFAAVPGVVRVRAVLRRPGRIVAALTVLAVAVAVVAPGLLAGSPESIDPGVALRAPSAAHPFGTDWLGRDEYARVVYGARTSLLVGIGSTVLSTVAGTLWGLAAALGGRLADRIAMRAADVLLAFPTILMALLVVAVLGPGTGNVVLAITIALTPGFARLVRIRTHLVRHFAYVRAALDLGTAPWRVTLRHIVPNVLLPLGVLVVINIGTAIIIGSSLSFLGLGPDSEIPEWGAMLAQSRNYLGAAWTLALFPGLAVTVTVMAISVLGRALRAGVDGESPDE from the coding sequence GTGACCGCGGCATTCGCCGCCGTGCCGGGGGTGGTGCGGGTCCGAGCGGTGCTGCGGCGGCCGGGCCGGATCGTGGCCGCGCTGACAGTCCTCGCGGTGGCGGTGGCGGTCGTCGCGCCCGGGTTGCTCGCGGGCTCGCCGGAGTCGATCGATCCCGGTGTCGCACTGCGCGCGCCGAGTGCGGCGCATCCGTTCGGCACCGATTGGCTGGGCCGAGACGAGTACGCGCGCGTGGTCTACGGTGCGCGGACATCGCTGCTGGTCGGTATCGGCTCGACGGTGCTGTCGACGGTGGCGGGGACGCTGTGGGGGCTGGCCGCGGCGCTGGGCGGCCGGCTGGCCGATCGGATCGCGATGCGGGCGGCAGACGTGCTGCTGGCCTTTCCGACGATTCTGATGGCGTTGCTGGTGGTGGCGGTGCTGGGGCCGGGCACCGGCAATGTCGTGCTCGCCATCACCATCGCGCTGACACCGGGTTTCGCCCGACTGGTCCGCATCCGTACCCATCTGGTCCGGCACTTCGCCTATGTCCGTGCGGCGTTGGATCTGGGCACCGCGCCCTGGCGGGTGACGTTGCGGCACATCGTGCCGAATGTGCTGCTGCCCTTGGGGGTTCTCGTGGTGATCAACATCGGGACCGCGATCATCATCGGTTCGTCGCTGAGTTTCCTCGGGCTCGGCCCGGATTCGGAGATACCGGAGTGGGGGGCGATGCTCGCGCAGTCACGCAACTATCTCGGCGCCGCGTGGACGCTGGCGCTGTTCCCCGGACTGGCGGTCACGGTGACGGTCATGGCGATCAGCGTGCTCGGCCGCGCCCTGCGGGCCGGGGTGGACGGGGAGTCACCCGATGAGTGA
- a CDS encoding ABC transporter substrate-binding protein, whose protein sequence is MSTHDGGGGASGRRGIRARRRRAAWIAAGAVLAVVVVAGVVAGFAGSNSRGPDAAAPDGTLVYGISGTQVSLDPAVAATAVTSVINRNIFDSLVAQTGPDTFTPWLASSWTISGDGRTYRFALRDGVTFHDGTPFTADAVRASLDHVVDPNTKSAYAASLISAYQETRIVDPHTVEIVLKQPFTPFLQALSTPSLGIQSPAALTAANYRPVGTGPFAFEQWDQGKSESLTRFDGYDSPPPGARHSGPARFGKLVFRFINEDATRYGALTSGQVQAIAGVPPVSAGDLAGRDGFTLRADQTPGLNYNVYLNQSRGPLADQVVRKALSASVDVAKLVDNIYFGRYPVADNPISKVTADYDASARNDLTGYDPENAKRLLDQAGWNRLGPDGIRVKDGARLSLVWPYWPDGTREQRDVVADGIRAQARAVGIEIQRPTVDTGTYVDKYLIGGGYDLVDVSFARPTPDVLRFAFYSANTYAKAGGNVALVNSPQLDAQVTEAAATGDAGRAAANYAAVQHDVLKQAYIIPIYTPVSLTGVSKSVRDLTFDVQTYPRFYDAWLAA, encoded by the coding sequence ATGTCTACACATGATGGGGGCGGCGGCGCGTCCGGCCGGCGCGGAATACGTGCGCGCCGGCGGCGGGCCGCGTGGATCGCCGCCGGCGCGGTGCTCGCGGTGGTGGTCGTGGCCGGTGTCGTCGCCGGGTTCGCCGGATCGAATTCCCGCGGCCCGGACGCCGCGGCACCGGACGGCACGCTGGTGTACGGGATCTCGGGCACCCAGGTGTCGCTGGACCCCGCCGTCGCGGCCACCGCGGTGACCAGTGTGATCAACCGCAACATCTTCGATTCCCTGGTGGCGCAGACCGGGCCGGACACGTTCACCCCCTGGTTGGCGTCGTCGTGGACGATCTCCGGCGACGGCCGGACCTATCGGTTCGCCCTGCGCGACGGGGTGACCTTCCACGACGGCACGCCGTTCACCGCCGACGCCGTGCGGGCCAGCCTGGATCACGTCGTCGACCCGAACACCAAATCGGCGTACGCGGCGTCGCTGATCAGTGCCTATCAGGAAACGCGGATCGTCGATCCGCACACGGTGGAAATCGTCCTGAAGCAGCCGTTCACGCCATTCCTGCAGGCATTGTCGACGCCGAGCCTGGGAATTCAGAGCCCCGCGGCGCTCACCGCAGCGAATTACCGGCCGGTCGGTACCGGTCCGTTCGCATTCGAGCAGTGGGATCAGGGCAAGAGCGAGTCGCTGACCCGCTTCGACGGATACGATTCGCCACCGCCGGGCGCCCGCCATTCCGGGCCCGCGCGGTTCGGCAAGCTCGTCTTCCGGTTCATCAACGAGGACGCGACCCGGTACGGGGCGCTGACCAGCGGGCAGGTGCAGGCGATCGCGGGTGTGCCGCCGGTGTCGGCGGGCGATCTCGCCGGCCGCGACGGATTCACCCTGCGCGCCGATCAGACGCCGGGGCTCAACTACAACGTCTACCTCAACCAGTCGCGGGGGCCACTGGCCGATCAGGTTGTGCGCAAGGCACTCTCGGCCTCGGTGGATGTCGCGAAGCTGGTGGACAACATCTACTTCGGCCGGTATCCGGTGGCGGACAACCCGATCAGCAAGGTGACCGCCGACTACGATGCCTCGGCTCGCAACGATCTGACCGGATACGACCCGGAGAACGCGAAGCGGCTGCTCGATCAGGCGGGGTGGAATCGCCTCGGCCCCGACGGTATCCGGGTGAAGGACGGTGCGCGGCTGTCGCTGGTGTGGCCGTACTGGCCCGACGGCACGCGGGAGCAGCGCGATGTCGTCGCCGACGGTATCCGGGCGCAGGCTCGCGCGGTCGGGATCGAGATCCAGCGGCCGACGGTCGATACCGGCACCTACGTCGACAAGTATCTGATCGGTGGCGGTTACGATCTCGTCGACGTCAGCTTCGCCCGGCCCACTCCGGATGTGCTGCGGTTCGCCTTCTACTCCGCCAACACCTACGCCAAGGCGGGCGGCAATGTGGCACTGGTGAATTCGCCGCAGCTCGACGCACAGGTGACCGAGGCGGCGGCCACCGGGGACGCGGGGCGTGCCGCCGCGAACTACGCCGCGGTGCAGCACGATGTGCTGAAGCAGGCCTACATCATCCCGATCTACACGCCGGTGAGTCTGACCGGTGTGTCGAAATCCGTGCGGGACTTGACCTTCGACGTGCAGACCTATCCGCGGTTCTACGACGCCTGGCTCGCGGCATGA
- a CDS encoding ABC transporter ATP-binding protein → MSDPLLEVRGLSVDFGPTRAVAEVDLELAAGGCLAIVGESGSGKSVTARTLLGLAGPGARVRAETLTLGGTDLRRASAAQWRRIRGRRVGFVLQDALTSLDPLRRIGYEVAEPLEIHRLASGDGLDDAVFGLLRRAGIPDPDHRWHQYPHELSGGLRQRALIASAIAAEPELLIADEPTTALDVVVQQQILALLRELRAAGTAVLLISHDLAVVAESADDVAVMYAGSVVEQGPAAAVLTAPAHPYTAELLAATPRIDGPIAAAPRRWAPPAADGCPYAPRCPAADAHCRTRRPPPVTLPDGRRVRCLYPSRTVVPTTPIPAPPVAPPTPNRPPLLEFREVTRHFRLPGGSRNLALDSVSLTLHPGEALGVVGESGSGKSTLARLALAHLAPDAGAVLLDGQPWSELRESARRPSRHRVQLIDQDPLSAFDPRDSTAAIIGAALRRIRSRAARSERIDELLRDVGLEPSVRDSRPAQLSGGQRQRVAIARALAAAPDLLVADEPVSALDITIAAQILDLFDRVRHDSGAALLFISHDLAVVRRLCRRIAVIRHGRIVETGLTAEVFASPQHEYTRRLLAAVPRAAGAALAKGTI, encoded by the coding sequence ATGAGTGACCCGCTGCTGGAAGTACGTGGCCTGTCGGTCGATTTCGGTCCCACCCGCGCCGTGGCCGAGGTCGATCTCGAGCTGGCGGCCGGCGGTTGCCTGGCGATCGTCGGTGAATCGGGTTCCGGCAAGAGCGTGACCGCGCGCACGCTGCTCGGCCTCGCCGGTCCGGGGGCGCGGGTGCGGGCCGAGACCCTCACGCTCGGCGGGACGGACCTGCGCCGCGCGAGTGCCGCGCAGTGGCGGCGCATCCGGGGCCGGCGGGTGGGGTTCGTGTTGCAGGATGCCCTGACCTCGCTGGATCCGTTGCGCCGCATCGGTTACGAGGTCGCCGAGCCGCTGGAGATCCATCGGCTGGCATCCGGCGACGGACTCGACGACGCCGTGTTCGGGCTGCTGCGGCGGGCCGGCATCCCGGACCCCGATCACCGGTGGCACCAGTACCCCCACGAATTGTCCGGTGGCCTGCGTCAGCGGGCGCTCATCGCATCGGCCATCGCGGCGGAACCCGAATTGCTGATCGCGGACGAGCCGACCACCGCACTGGATGTCGTGGTGCAGCAGCAGATCCTGGCACTGCTACGGGAACTGCGGGCCGCCGGTACGGCGGTGCTGCTGATCAGTCACGACCTGGCCGTGGTGGCCGAATCCGCCGACGACGTCGCGGTCATGTACGCGGGCAGCGTGGTCGAGCAGGGTCCCGCGGCCGCGGTCCTCACCGCTCCGGCGCACCCGTACACGGCCGAATTGCTCGCGGCCACACCGCGTATCGACGGACCGATCGCCGCGGCGCCGCGCCGGTGGGCGCCACCGGCCGCGGACGGCTGCCCGTACGCGCCGCGGTGCCCGGCGGCCGACGCGCACTGCCGGACGCGGCGTCCGCCACCGGTGACGTTGCCGGACGGGCGCCGGGTGCGTTGCCTGTACCCGTCCCGCACCGTGGTGCCGACGACGCCGATACCCGCCCCGCCGGTCGCGCCACCCACGCCGAATCGGCCGCCGTTGCTGGAGTTCCGGGAGGTCACCCGGCATTTCCGCCTGCCCGGCGGCAGCCGCAACCTCGCCCTCGACTCGGTCTCGCTCACACTGCATCCGGGCGAGGCGCTCGGCGTGGTGGGCGAATCCGGTTCCGGGAAAAGCACACTCGCCCGGCTGGCCCTGGCCCACCTGGCGCCCGACGCGGGTGCGGTGCTGCTCGACGGGCAGCCGTGGTCGGAGCTGCGCGAATCCGCCCGCCGGCCGTCGCGGCACCGGGTGCAACTCATCGATCAGGACCCGTTGAGCGCCTTCGATCCCCGCGATTCGACGGCGGCGATCATCGGGGCGGCGCTGCGCCGGATCCGGTCCCGCGCGGCGCGATCCGAGCGCATCGACGAATTGCTGCGCGATGTCGGACTAGAGCCGTCGGTGCGCGACAGCCGTCCGGCCCAGCTGTCGGGCGGGCAGCGGCAGCGGGTCGCCATCGCGCGAGCACTGGCCGCCGCACCCGACTTGCTCGTCGCCGACGAGCCGGTGTCCGCGCTGGACATCACGATTGCGGCCCAGATACTGGACCTGTTCGACCGGGTCCGGCACGACAGCGGTGCGGCCCTGTTGTTCATCTCGCACGATCTGGCCGTGGTGCGCCGGCTGTGCCGCCGGATCGCCGTGATCCGGCACGGCCGGATCGTCGAAACCGGTCTTACCGCAGAGGTTTTCGCTTCACCCCAGCACGAATACACCCGTCGTCTGCTGGCCGCGGTGCCGCGTGCGGCAGGCGCGGCTCTCGCGAAAGGAACCATATGA
- a CDS encoding GlxA family transcriptional regulator: MNVVILVVEGVADFGLAALLETLNTANSLRTELDNASPPWSVRCVSFGAGVRSGYGHLIPTVPLAECDGDADVMIVPAVAALEAEALIGLVSAPESRAVLDLIACSRARGVHLAGACTGTFFLAEAGVLDGQPATTSWWLGPVFRRRYPKAELDEGRTLCRGDQVTTAGASLSHLDLALSLVQAQSPALATLTSRYMAVGNRKSQAAHVIPEVVARGNVLVADFERWVRTNLSEPMRLADVSRMLGASERGLQRAMQAELGKSPQEFVHDIRLERAVELLRTTALTVDAVAGRVGYQNASTLRTLIRRRRGVTVAEIRAARSAW, encoded by the coding sequence ATGAACGTCGTCATTCTCGTTGTGGAGGGCGTTGCCGACTTCGGGCTGGCCGCGCTGCTGGAGACCCTGAACACGGCGAATTCGCTTCGTACCGAACTGGATAACGCGTCACCGCCGTGGTCGGTGCGCTGTGTGTCGTTCGGCGCCGGGGTCCGCTCCGGATACGGCCATCTCATTCCGACCGTGCCGCTGGCGGAGTGCGACGGTGACGCGGACGTGATGATCGTGCCGGCGGTCGCGGCGCTGGAGGCCGAGGCGCTCATCGGATTGGTGTCGGCGCCCGAGAGCCGCGCGGTGCTGGACCTCATCGCGTGCTCGCGCGCGCGGGGCGTGCATCTGGCCGGGGCCTGCACCGGTACCTTCTTCCTCGCGGAGGCGGGGGTGCTGGACGGGCAGCCCGCGACGACGAGTTGGTGGCTGGGGCCGGTGTTCCGGCGCCGGTATCCGAAGGCGGAACTCGACGAGGGCCGCACGCTGTGCCGGGGAGACCAGGTGACCACGGCGGGTGCGTCGCTGTCGCATCTGGATCTGGCGCTGTCGCTGGTGCAGGCGCAGAGCCCGGCCTTGGCGACGCTGACCAGCCGGTACATGGCGGTCGGCAATCGGAAATCCCAAGCGGCGCATGTGATTCCGGAGGTCGTCGCGCGGGGTAACGTACTGGTCGCCGATTTCGAGCGGTGGGTGCGGACGAATCTGTCCGAGCCGATGCGGCTCGCCGACGTGTCCCGGATGCTCGGCGCCTCCGAGCGCGGTCTGCAACGTGCCATGCAGGCCGAATTGGGCAAGTCGCCACAGGAATTCGTGCACGACATCCGGCTGGAGCGCGCCGTCGAACTGCTGCGCACCACCGCGCTGACGGTGGACGCGGTGGCCGGGCGGGTGGGCTATCAGAACGCGAGCACACTGCGGACCCTGATCCGGCGGCGGCGTGGCGTCACGGTCGCGGAGATCCGTGCCGCTCGCTCCGCCTGGTGA